From Methylomonas sp. EFPC3, a single genomic window includes:
- a CDS encoding FG-GAP-like repeat-containing protein — protein MDLEQKGDCDPPSGFSLEFWKLRKSPDGAIEGRLEQVRPMQEYSLNGSGDTNQIDAAAEFRRSVQNKSIVCNDSDIRIAGTLFRFARAMLQPYLFELFMRSIIKDLKLVSLDIFGISILLVLSAVTLSNTPVGVPPGFLNSGSPKTTDDENHAVDIDRPVFSDRTLDADLFFSHQQGDEQLAGIDESLGAGACAADFNGDGLVDLFLVNGSGQTRYYGKAYWWQQNQGNALFLNTGDGRFRNATADAGLEQTLWGMGCLAADFDNDGNSDLLVTAKQGNFLYRNTGGGKFAEVTAVSGLTDNGWSTSAAAADFNRDGLLDIYVGRFIEFEKGKKTYEANSQFVAEKKGTFDASLYPALPNRLYVNQGGFKFKEVAAEFGVQGADGRTLDVSWHDLDGDGWPDLLVSNDKGTGSNTAYLNRNGKRFESAGQTLGLRSALGSRGIGAGDLNGDGRAELLLASPSGENTLALFWQADRDGSLGFLDRSRELGIGSDAFLNVSGWSPLVRDFNNDGFEDVVLAAGHLEPDPDTARLSQGQPKQLWLNDTRGQFVSANSGSAFFDQTSARGAVAADFDNDGDIDLYFTQNNELGQYLRNDSQARHWLGLKLQGQRSNRDGLGAIVHAYTATGRQTKTLVSGEGFLSDSDKRLLFGLGPNPSVEKVVVEWPDGAQQIVYPKQVDRYWLVAQGQNELQPLDAKLARDAKALLPMALGGDQPALKARYLRMTKDILSDEDFFRELREALADSEPEVRKAAIQLATEAANPRGLAVLVRGLDDSEPENAVAAIAGLRTMEDEASVRWLLGAFSRDSVEVKVALADTFGYFFREEEAVVYRKYLAVPYLIRLLDDISPQVRGAAARALADAERFRGVHALLDRLDDSDVSARGELVRAVGLIRQTEALPKLNALLADDKQPAYVIARLFVAAKRLGDVDAPAKLTNFLDGSGAFRDRLLAQRLAVLNELLVLGDDAAVFDGGPLRQKALDLFSRFKPADIGQRLAWISIWQHYDDPHVRSWLWEQLKAKEPEVRASAYRALSVKAEGATNELSRQAWRDVDPAIREWALGEMLARNADFREEELRTLIEDPVLRGQALRSWSAHGISSPNRLLAVLSAQNTGSQSTPSLTAVCFTADAAFKEFCPVLIYAGETSPDKREAARRMLLDTTLDLTLREAVLKRYTTEFDPDALNQLYAAAQNKKDPLRPALLEKLFSFNDDSLVEFARKIAGSANEQDDLRLSGVEFLLKRNDPSAKMLIFGQGSEGKT, from the coding sequence TTGGACCTGGAACAAAAAGGTGATTGCGACCCGCCATCTGGTTTCTCCTTGGAATTTTGGAAGCTTAGAAAATCGCCGGATGGTGCCATAGAAGGCAGGCTTGAGCAAGTCCGACCAATGCAGGAATACTCGTTGAATGGTTCCGGAGATACGAATCAAATAGATGCTGCCGCAGAGTTTCGGCGTTCGGTCCAGAATAAATCGATCGTTTGTAACGATTCTGATATAAGAATAGCCGGTACACTTTTTCGCTTCGCTCGGGCTATGCTGCAGCCCTATCTTTTTGAGTTATTTATGCGTTCCATAATCAAGGATTTGAAGCTGGTTTCTCTCGATATATTCGGTATTTCAATATTGCTGGTTTTGTCGGCGGTAACCCTATCGAATACTCCAGTCGGAGTACCGCCAGGCTTTTTGAACTCGGGCAGCCCGAAAACCACTGACGATGAAAACCACGCGGTTGACATCGATAGGCCTGTGTTTTCCGATCGAACCTTGGACGCCGATTTGTTTTTCAGTCATCAGCAAGGCGACGAACAACTGGCCGGTATCGACGAGTCTTTGGGTGCCGGCGCGTGCGCGGCCGATTTTAATGGCGATGGACTAGTCGATTTGTTTTTGGTCAATGGCAGCGGCCAGACGCGTTATTACGGTAAGGCGTATTGGTGGCAACAAAATCAAGGCAATGCTTTGTTTCTCAATACTGGCGACGGCAGGTTTCGCAATGCCACGGCCGATGCCGGTCTCGAGCAAACCCTTTGGGGAATGGGGTGTTTGGCTGCGGATTTTGATAATGACGGAAATAGCGATTTACTGGTTACAGCAAAACAAGGCAACTTTCTGTATCGGAATACCGGCGGCGGCAAATTCGCCGAAGTTACAGCGGTAAGCGGCCTGACGGATAACGGTTGGAGCACTTCAGCTGCTGCAGCCGATTTCAACCGAGACGGCTTGCTCGACATCTACGTGGGGCGTTTTATCGAGTTCGAGAAGGGAAAAAAAACGTACGAGGCCAACAGTCAGTTTGTGGCGGAAAAGAAGGGTACCTTCGACGCCAGTTTGTATCCGGCGTTACCTAATCGCTTGTATGTCAATCAAGGCGGGTTCAAATTCAAGGAAGTGGCGGCGGAGTTTGGCGTGCAGGGCGCCGATGGTCGTACCCTGGACGTGTCTTGGCATGATCTTGACGGAGACGGTTGGCCGGATCTGCTTGTCAGCAACGACAAGGGCACCGGCTCAAACACTGCATATCTCAACCGTAACGGTAAACGATTCGAATCGGCAGGCCAAACTCTGGGGCTACGTTCGGCTTTGGGCAGCAGGGGGATCGGCGCTGGCGATTTGAATGGCGATGGACGCGCCGAACTGCTGTTGGCCAGTCCTAGCGGAGAAAATACCTTAGCGTTGTTTTGGCAGGCAGATAGAGACGGTTCCCTTGGTTTTTTGGATAGGTCCCGGGAGCTTGGCATCGGCAGCGACGCGTTTTTGAACGTATCCGGTTGGTCGCCGTTGGTGCGGGACTTCAACAACGATGGATTCGAAGACGTCGTGCTCGCTGCTGGACATTTAGAACCCGACCCAGATACGGCAAGGCTTAGCCAAGGGCAACCGAAACAATTGTGGCTAAACGATACTCGAGGTCAATTTGTTTCAGCGAATTCCGGATCGGCGTTTTTCGATCAGACATCCGCGCGCGGGGCGGTAGCGGCAGATTTCGATAACGACGGCGACATTGATCTTTACTTTACCCAAAACAACGAATTGGGCCAGTACCTCCGGAACGATTCCCAGGCCAGACACTGGCTGGGCTTGAAATTGCAGGGTCAGCGTAGCAACCGCGACGGCTTGGGAGCCATTGTCCACGCCTACACGGCTACGGGACGCCAAACCAAAACCCTTGTTAGCGGCGAAGGATTTTTGTCGGATAGCGACAAGCGTCTGCTGTTTGGGTTAGGTCCCAACCCATCTGTCGAGAAGGTGGTGGTTGAGTGGCCCGACGGTGCGCAACAGATTGTTTACCCCAAGCAAGTCGATCGCTATTGGTTAGTCGCCCAGGGCCAAAACGAGCTCCAGCCATTGGATGCCAAGCTAGCGCGCGACGCCAAAGCGCTTCTGCCGATGGCCTTAGGCGGCGACCAACCGGCACTGAAAGCCCGTTACTTAAGGATGACGAAGGATATATTGAGTGACGAAGATTTTTTTCGCGAACTGCGTGAGGCCTTGGCCGATTCGGAACCCGAGGTACGGAAGGCGGCAATTCAACTGGCTACAGAGGCTGCAAATCCACGCGGATTGGCGGTATTGGTAAGGGGGTTAGACGATTCTGAGCCGGAGAATGCCGTTGCAGCCATTGCGGGTTTGCGAACTATGGAAGACGAAGCGTCGGTGCGTTGGTTATTAGGTGCTTTCAGTCGCGACAGTGTCGAGGTCAAAGTCGCTCTAGCGGACACGTTTGGGTATTTTTTCCGCGAGGAAGAGGCGGTGGTCTACCGTAAGTATCTTGCAGTACCTTATCTGATCCGATTATTGGACGATATCTCTCCGCAGGTCAGGGGCGCGGCTGCCAGGGCCTTGGCCGACGCGGAGCGTTTTCGCGGTGTTCATGCGTTGCTTGACCGGTTAGATGACAGCGATGTGAGCGCGCGCGGCGAATTGGTCAGGGCAGTGGGGCTGATTCGTCAGACCGAAGCGTTGCCAAAATTAAACGCTTTGTTGGCGGACGACAAACAACCTGCCTATGTTATTGCACGACTGTTTGTCGCGGCGAAGCGCCTGGGCGATGTTGACGCTCCAGCCAAATTGACGAATTTTCTAGATGGAAGCGGCGCATTTCGCGATCGGCTACTGGCACAACGATTGGCTGTGTTAAACGAATTGCTGGTTTTGGGAGACGACGCGGCGGTGTTCGATGGCGGGCCGCTACGGCAAAAAGCGCTCGACCTATTCAGTCGATTCAAGCCGGCCGATATTGGCCAGCGGTTGGCGTGGATCAGTATTTGGCAGCATTATGACGATCCCCACGTTCGTAGCTGGTTGTGGGAACAGTTGAAAGCCAAAGAACCGGAAGTTCGAGCGTCGGCTTACCGAGCATTGTCGGTCAAGGCCGAGGGTGCCACGAACGAATTGTCACGCCAAGCATGGCGCGATGTTGATCCGGCGATTCGAGAGTGGGCGCTGGGAGAGATGCTGGCGCGAAACGCCGATTTTCGCGAGGAAGAACTCCGGACGTTGATAGAAGATCCGGTATTGCGGGGTCAGGCGCTACGGTCTTGGTCGGCACACGGCATTTCCTCGCCGAATAGGTTGTTAGCAGTATTGTCGGCACAAAATACGGGTTCGCAATCAACGCCGAGTCTGACAGCGGTTTGCTTCACTGCGGACGCCGCGTTCAAGGAATTCTGCCCGGTGTTAATCTACGCGGGAGAAACAAGCCCGGACAAGCGCGAAGCCGCGCGGCGGATGTTGCTGGATACTACGCTCGACTTAACGTTACGCGAAGCGGTGTTGAAACGATACACCACTGAGTTCGATCCCGATGCATTGAATCAGCTTTACGCCGCGGCACAAAACAAGAAAGATCCGCTACGGCCTGCTCTGTTGGAAAAATTATTCAGCTTTAACGACGATTCGTTAGTCGAGTTCGCGCGCAAGATTGCCGGTAGCGCTAACGAGCAAGACGATCTTCGGCTGAGTGGGGTCGAGTTTTTGCTTAAACGCAACGACCCGTCGGCGAAAATGCTGATATTTGGTCAAGGTTCGGAGGGTAAGACATGA
- a CDS encoding cytochrome c family protein: MSLQNSQMLAERRYARPLAGLILVLIWSGYLSWGWPAFSVFQQWLWLLHTFLGLALSAALLPYLFLHFRRTIGLKRSWVAFSGILAALLVVALVVTGLHVVLFGQSEAERWVFQSHVWLSAVAVAILVGHVAFHALSLPERRKNKEPSRFPSLAGSSAKGLVTITVIGFLFVAGATFAYQFRTSPYSDTPAIEPYGYSYGEHPFRPSQTETSTGGFFDVKRVGGSERCASCHLEIAEQWQASIHAQAASDKTYQTNIKLLSERKGMDATRYCEGCHAPVALLSGQLTKGGKLDTPGHMQQGVSCMACHGIERIEHLKGVASYRFAPPQAYLFDGADRSLPVFLHNFLIRLKPEQHKADLAKSVLAAPEICATCHAQFMDKDFNNWGWVKMQDDYTAWLNGPYSGQTRQTFAHAQQRRCQDCHFPLQPGKDPSASPEGLIKTHFNVGANMAVPWVTRNEGQLERTRRFLTADQVRISIDKPNRNDAVETARHVDPSLIPSTEAPAYCYLGEKVTLKVAVTNAQVGHAFPGGTTDINEVWIHFLVKDGQGRTVYESGQLDAGNNVEPNAYFYRSIPIDRQGNAVWRHDLFNMVGDSFKRTIPPGGSDVTSYTFTISDDTKGPLTVTAGINYRKLNNRYARWAFKDERLELPIVEMAATSLTLPVKIRPQVANAAYDQ; this comes from the coding sequence ATGAGTCTACAAAACAGTCAAATGCTCGCAGAACGGCGTTATGCCAGGCCGCTTGCCGGGCTGATCCTGGTGCTGATTTGGAGTGGATACTTGAGTTGGGGTTGGCCGGCTTTTTCGGTATTTCAACAATGGCTTTGGTTGTTACATACGTTTTTGGGGCTGGCGTTGTCAGCAGCATTGCTGCCTTACCTATTCTTGCACTTTCGCCGAACGATTGGCCTGAAGCGCTCTTGGGTAGCTTTTTCCGGTATTTTGGCCGCTTTGTTAGTCGTCGCTTTGGTTGTCACTGGCTTGCATGTGGTTTTGTTCGGCCAATCGGAAGCAGAGCGTTGGGTGTTTCAATCGCATGTTTGGTTGTCTGCCGTTGCGGTCGCAATTCTCGTCGGGCATGTCGCCTTTCACGCGCTTTCGCTGCCGGAGCGCCGCAAAAACAAGGAGCCCAGCCGGTTTCCGTCATTGGCCGGTTCTTCGGCAAAGGGTTTGGTGACGATTACTGTAATTGGTTTTTTATTCGTTGCCGGGGCGACGTTTGCGTATCAATTCCGCACCAGTCCCTATAGCGACACGCCTGCGATAGAGCCCTACGGCTACAGCTACGGCGAACATCCGTTTCGTCCAAGTCAAACGGAAACCAGCACGGGAGGGTTTTTTGATGTGAAGCGCGTCGGCGGTTCCGAGCGTTGCGCCAGTTGCCATTTAGAGATCGCTGAGCAATGGCAAGCCTCGATTCATGCGCAAGCCGCATCCGATAAAACCTACCAAACCAATATTAAATTGTTATCGGAACGCAAGGGCATGGATGCAACCCGCTATTGCGAGGGCTGTCACGCGCCGGTCGCGTTGCTGAGCGGTCAACTGACCAAGGGCGGAAAGCTGGACACGCCCGGCCACATGCAGCAGGGTGTCAGTTGCATGGCTTGCCATGGCATCGAGCGCATAGAACATTTGAAAGGCGTTGCCAGCTACCGGTTTGCGCCACCGCAAGCGTATTTGTTTGATGGTGCGGATAGATCGCTGCCGGTGTTTCTGCATAACTTTTTGATACGCTTGAAACCCGAGCAGCACAAAGCGGATCTCGCGAAAAGCGTGTTGGCGGCGCCGGAAATATGCGCTACTTGCCATGCGCAGTTTATGGACAAAGACTTTAATAACTGGGGTTGGGTGAAGATGCAGGACGATTACACCGCATGGTTGAACGGTCCTTACTCGGGACAAACCCGGCAAACGTTTGCTCATGCCCAGCAACGCCGTTGCCAGGATTGCCATTTTCCGCTTCAGCCTGGCAAAGATCCCTCTGCGAGTCCGGAGGGATTGATCAAAACACATTTCAATGTTGGTGCAAACATGGCGGTTCCGTGGGTAACACGCAACGAAGGTCAGCTGGAAAGAACAAGGCGGTTTTTGACTGCCGATCAGGTGCGGATCAGCATAGACAAGCCGAATCGTAACGACGCGGTAGAAACGGCGCGCCATGTCGATCCGAGTTTGATTCCTTCGACCGAAGCTCCGGCCTATTGTTACTTAGGTGAAAAAGTGACGTTGAAAGTGGCTGTGACTAATGCGCAGGTCGGTCATGCCTTTCCCGGAGGTACTACCGACATCAACGAAGTCTGGATTCATTTTCTGGTTAAGGATGGCCAGGGGCGCACGGTTTACGAATCCGGCCAACTCGACGCCGGCAATAACGTCGAGCCGAACGCCTATTTCTACCGGTCGATTCCGATAGATCGGCAAGGCAATGCCGTTTGGCGGCATGATTTGTTCAATATGGTGGGGGACAGCTTTAAGCGCACGATTCCGCCGGGCGGAAGTGACGTGACTAGTTACACCTTTACTATTTCGGACGACACGAAAGGCCCGTTGACGGTGACTGCGGGCATCAACTATCGCAAATTGAATAACCGCTATGCCCGCTGGGCATTCAAGGATGAGCGGCTCGAATTGCCGATTGTTGAAATGGCTGCGACATCCTTGACGTTGCCGGTCAAAATCAGACCCCAGGTTGCGAATGCGGCCTATGATCAGTAA